The window AGCGGATGGCGCCGTCCGACTCGTCGGCAATCCGCTTGGCGATGTCGTAGCCGTGGCGCGGGCGGGCTTCCACGCACGCCAGGATCAGCAGCTCGGCGCTGCCCTTCTTCAACTCGCGATCGAGGGTGCGGTCCATATGTGCCTGTGCCACATATTACACATCCACATGTGGCAGCGCGATGCGTCGAGAGGGAGGACGAGCGTGGCGCGGCAAAGGTTCGCGCGGGCCGAGAAGCCGCTATAGTGCGGCGCACATGCCGCTCTGGCCGAAGGAGCACGGCGCCTACGGGCAGCTGGCCGGGCCGCTCGTCACGGGCCTCGCCGTGAGCGGTCCGACCTGGCCGGGCGGACTGGCCGCCCTCGCCGTCGTGGCCGGCTTTCTCGCGCACGAGCCCTGGCTCGTGCTGCGCGGCGCGCGGGGCTCGCGCGCCCGCCGCGAGCAGGCGGCCGAGGCGCGGGTGTGGCTGGCGGCGGCACTCTCGACCGCGTGCGGGGCCGGCCTGGCCGCCGTCGCCCTCGCGCCGCCGGCCGCGCGGTGGACGTTCCTGGCGCCCGCGGTCCCGGCCCTCGTGGTGGCCGCCGAACTGGCGCGAGGTCGCGAGAAGAGCGCGATCGCCGAAGCCGCCGTCGCCCTGGCGCTCTCCCTGACCGCCGTTCCGCTCGCGACGGCCGCCGGCCGGGGCGTGGCAGTCGGGCTCGCGGTGGCCGTGCCGTTCGCGCTGGTGTTCGTGGGATCCACCTTCGCGGTCCGGACGGTCACGCTCGCCGCGCACGGCGCCGGCGCCGGAGCGGTCGCGCTGTCGCGCCTCATCGCCCTCGCCGTCCTGCTGAGCGGCTCGGCGGGCCTCGGCTGGGCCGTGACGTCCGGACGCCTGCCGGCGGCGTCGCTGGCGGCCGCGGCGCCCGGCGTGCTGCTCGGCACGGCCGTCGCGTGGGCGCCCCCGCCGCCCCGCCGGCTTCGCGACATCGGCTGGGCGCTGATGGGCGTCGTCGTGTTCGCCGCCGGGGTGCTGATCGCGGCGCGCTGACGCGGGCGGCGGCGGCCATGTTCGTGGTGGCCGGCCGAGGCGTCCGCGACGTTCGACGTGACCGTCGGCTGACGCGTGCCTGCTGACGGGCGTCCGCGTGCCAGCCCGGCACGTGGACGTCCGGCCTCGACCAATGCCGCGGCCGCCCGATCCTGGCAGTGGCGTTCGCGGGCGTGCGGCGGTATGGTTGCCGCCATGCACCGACGCCACGTGATCACCACCGGATCGGCCGCCGTGATCGGGTTCGGCCTGGCGGGCTGCCGGCCCGCCGCGCCTCCGCGCCTGGCCCCGGCCGCCGCCCCACGCCCGCCGCTGCAGCTGGCCACGCCGCGGATCGGCCTCGACCGCGTGATCCGGACGACGGTGGGGCTCCGGCCCCACCGCGACGGCGGGTTCGTGCTCCGGGCCGACCGGCTGGACGACAAGGTCGTCGTGCACAACTACGGACACGGCGGCGCGGGGATGTCGCTCGCGTGGGGCTGCGGCGTCCTCGTGGCCGACCTCGCGCAGCCCGCCGGCGCGGGCCGGATCGCCGTCATCGGCTGCGGATCGCCCGGCCTGAGCACGGCCATTCAGCTGCAGCGGCGGGGCTACGACGTGACCATCTACGCGGCCACGGTGCCGCCCGACACGACGTCGAACCGCTCCTGGGCGGGCTTCACGCCGACCACCGCGCTCATCGAACCCGATCGACGCACGCCGGCCTGGGACGCGCAGTTCCGCGCCGCCGCCGAGATCTCCTACCAGCAGCTGCAGACGATGGTCGGCCCGCGCTACGGCGTGTACTGGATCGACGCCTACAACGCCACCGATGCCCCCGAAGGCGGCGGCGGCAACGAGCGGGAACGCGACCTGGTCCCCGACATCCTCAGGCCGAACCGCAATCGGGAGGTGCTCGGGCCGGGCGAGCACCCGTTCCCCACGCCCTACGCCATCCGCACGTCGAACCTGGCCATCGAGCCCTCGATCTACATGCAGGCGCTCGTGGACGACTTCCGCGCGGCCGGCGGCCGGATCGTGATCCGGCGCTTCGAGAGCCGTCGGGATCTGATGGCGCTCTCGGAGCGGGTCGTCGTCAACTGCACCGGCCTCGGATCGTTCTCGCTCTTCGACGACAAGGAGCTGGTGCCGATCAAGGGGCAGCTCACGTTCATGATTCCGCAGCCCGAGCTGAACTACCGCGTGTCGTCGCGGGCCGCGAATGGCGGGAACGCCGGCCTGAATCCCCGGCGGGACGGCATCGTGGTGGGCAACTCGCAGGAGCCGGGCGTCTGGTCGCTCGACGTCAACGAAGAGACCCTGATGCGCAACGTCGAGGCAGCCGTGGCGTTCGTCGCTGGCATGCGATCCCCGGCGCCAGGCGCCAGGCTGACGCGCTCGGAAGCACCCTCGCCGGCGCCGGCGGCGGCCGCGTTCTACGACTGGGGTCAGTAGTAGTCGTCGTAGGCGGTCTGCTCGGGGGTGCGCGCGTCGATGGCGATGCCGAGCGTCTCGAGCTTCAGCCGCGCCACCGCGTCGTCCATCTCCTGCGGCACGGCGTGGAAGGCGGGGGCGAGGCGGCCGCGCTGTTCGACCAGGTAGCGCGGGCCGAGCAGTTGCAGCGCGAAGGTCATGTCCATGATCTCGGCCGGATGGCCCTGCCCGACCGCGATGTTCACGAGCTCGCCGTTGGCGAGCAGGAAGATCCGGCGGCCGTCGGCCAGCGTGAACTCTTCCACGTCGCGCCTGGCCTCGCGTACCGCGGCGGCGCCCGCGCGGAGCGCCGGGATGTTGATCTCGCGATTGAAGTGGCCGACGTTGGCCAGGAGGCAGCCGTCCTTCAGGACGGCCAGGTGCGGCACGTCCACCACGTGCAGCCCGCCCGTGGTGGTGATGACGACGTCGGAGAGCGGCGCGGCCTCCATCATCCGCATCACGCGGAAGCCCTCCATCCGGGCATCGAGCGCCTTGGCGGGATCCACCTCCGTGACGATGACCTCGGCGCCGAGACCGCGCATCCGGAGCGCCACGCCCTTCCCCACCCAGCCGTAACCGGCCACCGTCACGACCTTGCCGCACACCGTGAGGTTCGTGGCCACGAGCAGCCCCTCGACCGTGCTCTGGCCGGTGCCGTGGCGGTTGTCGAAGAGGTGCTTCATGAGCCCCGTGTTGACGCCCAGGCACGGGAAGCGGAGGCCCTCCTTCCGCTCGATGGCCCGGATGATGCTGACGCCGCCCGTCGTTTCCTCGGACAGCCCGATGACCCGGTCCAGCAGCTCCCGCCGCTCCCGGTGCAGCGTGGAGAGCAGCTGCGCGCCGTCGTCCACGATGAGGTCCGGCCGGTGGTCCAGGGTCTCGTGGAAGTGCCGGCGGTAGGCCTCCGGGCTCTCGCCCCGGCGGCCGAAACACGTGAGGTGCTGCTGCAGGTAGGCGACGGTCGAGTCCTGGGTGGAGAGCGGGTTGCTCGGGCACATCACGACCGTGGCGCCGCCGGCCTTGATCGTGAGTCCCAGGTTGGCGGTCTTCGGCTCGAGGTGCAGGCAGATGGCGACGGTGAGCCCGTCGAACGGCCGTTCGCGGGCGAAATCGTCACGCAGCCGCTGCATGACCGGCATGTGGGCGAACGCCCACTCCACACGTTGCTGGCCGAGCGCGTCGTCCGTCATGGTGGGCGTCAGGCTAGCACCGGCCCTCGAGCGGGTCAAAGCCGCCCGGGGCGCGACCGGCGGTAGAATGCCCGGCATGCCACGCGCACTCGTCCTCGGACTCCTCGCGACCCTCGGCGGGCTGACCATCGCCGTCTCGGCCCTGCAGGCACCGGCGCCCTCCGCAGCCGCGCTCGCCGCCACCAAGATCGAAAAGGTCAAGGACAACCTGTACGTCATCACGGGCTCGAGCCCGACGCCGCGCGACACCTTCAGCGGCGGGAACACGGGCGTCTTCATCACCGATCGCGGGGTCGTCGTGGTGGATACGAAGCTGGCCAACTGGGGGCCGACGATCATGGAGCGCATCCGCACCGTGACCGACAAGCCCGTCGTCACCGTGATCAATACGCACACCCACGGCGATCACACCGGCAGCAACGAGTTCTTCGGGGCGTCGGTGGAGAGCGTGGTGCAGGAGAACACGAAGGCGAACATGGCGCGGATGGACGCCTTCAAGGGCGACAAGGCGCAGTTCCTGCCGAAGCGCACGTACAAGGACCGGTTGACGCTCGGGTCGGGCAAGGACCAGATGGACCTCTACTACTTCGGTCCCGGCCACACCAACGGCGACACGTTCGTGGTCTACACGGCCCTGCGCACGATGCAGGCCGGCGACATGTTCCCGTGGAAGGACGCGCCGTTCATCGACAGGAGCAACGGCGGGAGCGGGCGTGAGTGGCCCTTGTCGCTCAAGAAGCTGCTCGACACGGTGAAGAACGTGGACACCGTGATCGGCGGGCACCAGCCGGTGGCCGGCTGGAAGGACGTGGCGACGTTCCAGATGTTCCTGACCGACCTGTACGCGCAGACGAGCGCCGCGCACAAGGCCGGCAAGACGCCCGAACAGGCCGCGGCCGACAAGGCCTGGATGAGCAAGTACCCGGGCTACGACTCCACGCGCCTCGTCGCGGCGGTCCAGGCCATCTACGACGAGCTGAACGGGAAGTAGCCGGCCCTCGCCCCCGGGCGGCCCGCTGGCCTCGGATTCAAGGTCCGCGGCCGGTGGCCGATTCCGTGGGCGGAGGCGTGGGCATGGTGAACGCACTTGGCACGGCGGCACAGGGCATCGCGGCGGGCTTCGATCGCCTGGACCGCGCAGCGGATCGCATCGCGAAGGACGCCGACAGCCAGGACGTGGCCACCAACATGGTGGACCTGCTGCGCGCGCGCCAGGACGTGCGCGCGAACGTCGCCGTCGCCCGGACGGCCGACCAGATGATCGGCACCCTGCTCGACGAGCTCGCGTGACCCGCCGGGACCGGCCCGCCGCCTGACCCGCGCGACGGAACACCCGACGCACGGCTCGGCCGGCGCACGTTCCATCCGGGCGTCCCGCCCGACGTGCTTTGCGGGCGCCGGCGATTCGGCGAGACTGGCGCCATGCCTCATCTCATCGAGCTGGCGCCGACGGGACGCGCGAAGTGCCGCGGCTGCGGGGCGGCGATTCCGAAGGGCACGCCCCGGCTGGGCGAAGCGGTGCCCAACCTGTACGCCGAGGCGGAAGGCGC of the Vicinamibacterales bacterium genome contains:
- a CDS encoding YwiC-like family protein, which encodes MPLWPKEHGAYGQLAGPLVTGLAVSGPTWPGGLAALAVVAGFLAHEPWLVLRGARGSRARREQAAEARVWLAAALSTACGAGLAAVALAPPAARWTFLAPAVPALVVAAELARGREKSAIAEAAVALALSLTAVPLATAAGRGVAVGLAVAVPFALVFVGSTFAVRTVTLAAHGAGAGAVALSRLIALAVLLSGSAGLGWAVTSGRLPAASLAAAAPGVLLGTAVAWAPPPPRRLRDIGWALMGVVVFAAGVLIAAR
- a CDS encoding FAD-dependent oxidoreductase, encoding MHRRHVITTGSAAVIGFGLAGCRPAAPPRLAPAAAPRPPLQLATPRIGLDRVIRTTVGLRPHRDGGFVLRADRLDDKVVVHNYGHGGAGMSLAWGCGVLVADLAQPAGAGRIAVIGCGSPGLSTAIQLQRRGYDVTIYAATVPPDTTSNRSWAGFTPTTALIEPDRRTPAWDAQFRAAAEISYQQLQTMVGPRYGVYWIDAYNATDAPEGGGGNERERDLVPDILRPNRNREVLGPGEHPFPTPYAIRTSNLAIEPSIYMQALVDDFRAAGGRIVIRRFESRRDLMALSERVVVNCTGLGSFSLFDDKELVPIKGQLTFMIPQPELNYRVSSRAANGGNAGLNPRRDGIVVGNSQEPGVWSLDVNEETLMRNVEAAVAFVAGMRSPAPGARLTRSEAPSPAPAAAAFYDWGQ
- a CDS encoding adenosylhomocysteinase, producing MTDDALGQQRVEWAFAHMPVMQRLRDDFARERPFDGLTVAICLHLEPKTANLGLTIKAGGATVVMCPSNPLSTQDSTVAYLQQHLTCFGRRGESPEAYRRHFHETLDHRPDLIVDDGAQLLSTLHRERRELLDRVIGLSEETTGGVSIIRAIERKEGLRFPCLGVNTGLMKHLFDNRHGTGQSTVEGLLVATNLTVCGKVVTVAGYGWVGKGVALRMRGLGAEVIVTEVDPAKALDARMEGFRVMRMMEAAPLSDVVITTTGGLHVVDVPHLAVLKDGCLLANVGHFNREINIPALRAGAAAVREARRDVEEFTLADGRRIFLLANGELVNIAVGQGHPAEIMDMTFALQLLGPRYLVEQRGRLAPAFHAVPQEMDDAVARLKLETLGIAIDARTPEQTAYDDYY
- a CDS encoding MBL fold metallo-hydrolase produces the protein MPRALVLGLLATLGGLTIAVSALQAPAPSAAALAATKIEKVKDNLYVITGSSPTPRDTFSGGNTGVFITDRGVVVVDTKLANWGPTIMERIRTVTDKPVVTVINTHTHGDHTGSNEFFGASVESVVQENTKANMARMDAFKGDKAQFLPKRTYKDRLTLGSGKDQMDLYYFGPGHTNGDTFVVYTALRTMQAGDMFPWKDAPFIDRSNGGSGREWPLSLKKLLDTVKNVDTVIGGHQPVAGWKDVATFQMFLTDLYAQTSAAHKAGKTPEQAAADKAWMSKYPGYDSTRLVAAVQAIYDELNGK